The Methylobacterium durans nucleotide sequence CTCCAGAGCCTGCATGAGCTCGGCGAGGCGCGGGTCGAGGGCCTCATCGACGACCGGCTCGTATATCTCCTGCAGATAGCGGCCCAGGCGCTCGCGCGTCAGGGCATCGAGCACGGGCGGCCTCCCGCTCTCGTCACCGCGTGCATCGCCGGGCTCGGACGCCATCTCAGCCCCTCCTGCCGCTCTTCTCGTGGCGTTCGACCTCCGTCCGGCAGGCCGGCGAGAGGTCGGCCATGTTCTTCCGGAAGCAAGCTTGAACCTCCGGCCCGTCCCGAGGGAGGTCCCCGTAGTAGATCGCGTAGTCGCCGCTGCAGCGCGCCTTCAGGGCTTCCCGGTCGGGCTGGGACGGGGAGCCGGCTCTCGCGTCCTGGACGCAGGCTGCGAACCCGATGGCGAGGGCGACGACGGTACGGTGGTGCATAAGTTGGCCGTCCTGCGCGTGGGTGGGATCCCGGGTTCGCGTGACGGCGCCTGCGCGGGGGCTGTCATCGACCGGTCAACCCGCTCGATGTCCAAGGGTGCCTGCGCCAGTGGCCCGGACCGCCCGTACCCACGGCGGGGCGCGACAGGCCCGGGTGGTCGGAACCCGTCGTCAGGCGTGCTTGAGGTCGTCCGGGACCTTGCCGCCGTTCTCGGCAAGCTTCTGCACCACCTGCTTGTGCAGCCAGACGTTCATGGTAGCCGAGTCCTCCTTATTGCCCGTGTATTGCAACTCGTCAGCGAGCTGCCTGCGGGCCTGGAGGCTGCTGTCGAGGTCGAGCAGCTTCAGCAGATCTACGATGGAGCGCTTGTAGTCGAGGCCCTGGCCCTTCTTGGAGGCGAGGTCTGCGAGGACCTGGCCGACGTCGACGTTCGCCTGTCCGGCGCCGGAAGGTGCGGCCGCGACCGGGGACGAAGCGCCGCTCATGGAAGGCGCGGCCGCGTTGCTGGCCGAGCCGGTTGGGCCGTCCTGACCTTGCGCCGCCGCCGACACGCTCGGCGTCTCCGAGGCGTGCGGCGCCGCGGCTTGGGCGCTGGCGCTGCCGCCGCCGAAGATCTTCGACATGATCGACCCGAAGATGCTCATCCCGTCCTCCGAATTTCCAAGCCCCGTCTGGAGAGGGCGCTCGACAACGGAGGGCTGTGGCGGGCGTTCCCCTGCGACGCTCGGCCCCTCTGGAGAGGTGCCGCCCGACGGCAACCAACGCCCTGCCCGCCGATTGTCCGCGTGGCCTGTCGTTGGGCCGCGATGGGCGTCTGGCGAATTCGTGCCGCCGGAGGGGGAACGGATTTGCAGTATCCCGACAATACAGAGCCGGTTCGCCCGGACCTGGATGTACTGTTCGCCGCAGTCGAAGCGGCCGGCGAAGCGGTTCTGATCACCTCCGCCGAACTCGATGAGCCGGGCCCGCGCATCGAGTACGCCAACCCCGCCTTCAGCCGCATGACCGGCTACGAGGTCAGCGAGGTCATCGGGCGGACGCCGCGACTGCTGCAAGGGCCAGGAACCGAACGCGCCGTGCTCGACCGCATGCGGACGGCGCTGGCTGCGGACAAGCCCTTCCAGGGGGAGGCGCTGAACTACCGCAAGGACGGGACGACCTATTTCGTCGAGTGGCTGATCACGCCGGTGCGCGGGGCCGACGGGCGCATCGCCCATTGGGTCTCGGCCCAGCGCGACATCACCGAGCGTCGCGCCTACGAGGACCGTCAGGCGCTGATGGTGCGCGAGCTGCACCACCGGGTGAAGAACACGCTGGCGACGGTGCAGGCGGTGGTGAACGCCACGGTCCGCTCCTCCCTCACCATCCCGGAGTTCACCCGCGCGTTGTCGGGCCGGATCACGTCGCTGGCCCGGACGCACGCGCTGATCACCGAGGATCTCGCCCAGGCCGCCTCCTTCGGCGGGTTGCTGCGGACCGAACTGGGACCCTACGACGAGCGCGGGCGGCTGACCCTGGATGGCCCTAAGGTCGTTCTGCCGTCCGAGCTCGCGGTGCCGGTCGGCATGGCATTGCACGAGCTGACCACCAACGCCCTCCGGCACGGCTCCCTCGCCGACCCGAACGGACGGCTCAACGTTACGTGGTGGGTCGAGGAAGGCGCCACGGGGCGCAGCCTACGCTGGGCCTCGAAGGCCGGAGCCACGAACCGCCACATGTTCTGGTCACAACCGAAGCCGTGAGCGAAGACCATCGCTGTAGGCCTAGTCCCCGCCAGTTTGGTGTTGTGTCGCTGGATGACGGACAACGCTGCATTCCCTCGAGCTGCCGCAGCGATATCACCGGGCGCTCGGCAATGCCCAGTCCGCGAACGTTCTTTTCCCAGCTGCCGTCCGAGCCGGATGGATGGCACATTACGGAAGCCGCGGGCTTGCCTTGCGAGGTGCACCTTCGCAACGTAGGAGGTGAGCATCGGCACGTGACCGGATCACTTGGACCGTCACGCCCTCGCAGGCCGGTCCTTGTCTCCCGTCGCTCCCCGTCGATCACGCCGCCCGGCAGGCAACCGGCCGCGGCTCCAATCCGATGACCGCCTGCGAGGGACCGAGGATGTCATGAGCACCGGTACCGTGAAGTGGTTCAACGAGACCAAGGGCTACGGCTTCATCCAACCCGATGACGGCGGCAAGGACGTGTTCGTGCACATCTCCGCTGTCGAGCGCGCCGGGATGCGCAGCCTCAACGAGGGGCAGAAAATCTCCTACGAGGTCGAGGCTGACCGACGGAGCGGCAAGGAAAGTGCTGCCAACCTGAAGGCAGTCTGACGCTCGGAAGCGAGCGGCCCGCATCTGGACCGCTCGTCACGTGTCGGTCTTCGAGCTTGTGACCGGCGGGTGCGTCAAGGCTCGGCTATGGCCAAGCGCAATGCGGAGCGGACCACCCACTGCTGGGCCGTACCGGCTCGGGCCTATCTTTCCCACACCCGTCGGCGCAGAGTGCCCGCATCGCCGGATGAGCTACCCCGGGCTCCGGCGACTGAGGGCTCGACGCCCCCGCCTGTGACCCAACGGGTAGGCAATGGCCAACCTTATCAAGTTTCCCGGCAGGCCCCGCGGAGCTGCGTCTGCCTACAAGCTTCATCGGTTCGCCTACGACGGCAGTCTGCAAGCCACGGTGCTCATCCCAGCTTGCGACGAGACCGAGGCGAAGCGTCGGGCGCGCGAACTGACCCAGGGGCTGAGAGCTGAGCTTTGGTCGAGCGGACGACTGCTGGAAGACTTTGCGACCCCCGATCACCCAGTCGCAGCTTCAATCCGGCTGGTGGGCGACCCGGCAATCAGCCCGGAACGCGATCCATGACCGACGTCCAATGCCTCCGGCCGTTGCCAAGTCAGCGGCCCCTTGTGAGAGCACTCACCTGGCCGCGCTTGGGAATTGCTGGTGACGATGCTGTACATGGAGGCAATTTTCGGCGTTCCGGGCCTCATCGCTGCACCGATCTTCTACGCCTACCTCAAGAATGAACTCTCCCGGCGAGGCCTGATTTGATGAAGCCACTGGCGCAACGGACCTCACCGGCAGGACGCCTGCAGTTTCTCCAGCGTGCGCGGATCCTCTTGCCCACCAAAGTACCGATCAAGGGCCGTCCGAAAGGGTGAAGCATCGGGCGCGGCTCGTCCGAACAGGGTCATGCTCGAGCGGAACTTCATGTCGTCGGGGGAGCCGAAGATGGCATGCGCCGACCGCCCTGACACCCGGTTCACAGCCTCGGTGCAGCGCTCCAGGCGAGGTCCGAGCAGCGGGTGCTGCAGGTAGGCGCAAGCTTCGTCGAGCGAACCGATCGCATAGCGCTGGGCCATGGCGCTGAACCCGAGGCCGGCGATCTGAGGGAAGATGAACCACATCCAATGGCTGCGCTTATGCCCCGCCAGCAGCTCCCGCAGCGCCTGCTCATAGACACCGCTCTGAGCGTCCACGAACCTTGCAAGGTCAAAAGGATCGGTCATGGCCGGATAACGGGAGGAGCGGACCTTAAGGTCCCTTCTGCCCGACGCCTGCTGATCTCCGGAGCACCCTGTTTGCCCCGCCGTATGCTGCCAAGCCTGAGCAACGCAGATGCGGTCACAAAACCGAAGGCGGCAACTCGCGATGCCGTCTAGACCCTTGAAGCGTCTGCTGACGGGCGGTTTGAGTTCAATGCCCTCGAATGACCGATGGTGGCCGTTAGCTGCTGGTCCGCTTTCCGCGTCAGAACGCCAGAAGCGGACCTTGTCGGTATCCTTGCCCGCTCGCGCTCGATCTCGCGCTCGTTTCGCAGCATCATGCCCGTGCCTGCCGTCCATGGGTGTCGGCCGAGCTTCCTCTCGGAAGGTTCCGGGCTTTTGTCTCGCCGATCTGCATGCCCTTGAGGTTCGGGCGGCCGCGGCTCAGCCGTGCGCCCCGCAGCCGCATCCTGGCGCATGCGCGCCGTTCGGCCAGCGCGAGTTCCGGATGATGCTGCAGAAGTTTCCCCCGCCGAAGCCCGGCTCCTTGTCGGCGATGACGTCGGCCTTGACGTTGCCGAACGTGGTGGCCGGCTTGTGCTTGATGCCGTCATAGAAGGCTTGGATGATGTCCTCCTTGAAGTCCGGCGTGCGCGGATAGGCCAATACCACCGCCTCGCGCTCGGCGTCGGAATAGTCGCCATACGTCAAGCCAAGCACGTCCATCTCGACACCGGCCGTGACCAATGCGACGACTGGATGCATGTGAACCGGAATGCCGGGCGTGGTGTGCAGCGCGATGGCGGTCCAGACCGTGTAAACGTCAGCCTCCGGCACGCCGTGTGCCTTCAGGAAACTGCGAGCAGCGTTGGCGCCGTCGACCTCGAATCGCTCGTCAGTGCTCCCGTAGTTCGGCATCAGGCCGAGATCGTGGAACATGGCGCCCGCGTAGAGCAGCTCCCGATCGAAGCTGAGACCGCGGTGGATGCCGGCAAGAGCCCCGAACAGATAGACGCGGGTCGAGTGGTTGAAGAGCAGCTCGGTCTCGTTATCTCGGACGAACTCAGTGACGGCACGGGCAAGCTGGCTATCGGGAATGGCGGCCTCGGACCTGATGCTCACGGCAAATCTCCTTGGTGAGAGTGCCCCAATGGGGTATGGCGCCGTAAGAGCGGCAGCAATCGCTGGATTCAGACGATTTCTGCCAATTGGGAGGCAGGGACGGACAGGGGATTCCGAGCGGTCATGCACAGTGTCGCGGTTCTTGCCCTGCCGGGCGTACAGCTGCTCGACGTGGCGGGTCCGCTCGACGTCTTCGCTGAGGCGAACACTCAGGCCGGAGCCGAGATCTACGAACTCGTCGTCGTTGGCATCGCTCCTGGCCCGATCGAGACCTCCTCGGGCCGTCGTCTGGTCACGGACATCGTGCTGGGGGATGAGACAGCGCCCGCTTTCGACACGCTGCTCGTTGCCGGCGCGCCGCGGATGGAGGACTTTCGACCGGACGCCGTCCTGCGTGATTGGCTCGCCTCAACCGCCTCCCGTTCGCGCCGCTACGGCTCGGTCTGCAGCGGCGCGTTTCTACTGGGCCAGGCCGGTCTCCTGGACGGCCGAAAGGTCGCGACCCATTGGGCCGTCGCAGATGCCCTGGCGCGCCGCCACCCGGAGGCGAGGGTCGATGCCGATGCGATCTGCGTCTTCGACGGGCCGCTCAGGACGGCAGCCGGGGTCACGGCCGGGCTCGACCTCGCCCTAGCGCTGGTGGAGGAGGACTTGGGATCTGAGATCGCGCGCAAGGTCGCAGCGCAGCTTGTGATGTTCTTCAAGCGCGGTGGTGGCCAGCTTCAGTTCAGCCGGCGGGGCGTTGGAGCACTGGCAAGCCGGTCCGCCTTGCAGGAGGTCCAGCGCTGGGTGGCGGCCCATCCCGCAGAGGACCATAGCGTGGCGAAGCTGGCATCGCGCACGGGGATGAGCCCCCGTCACTTCGCACGTCTTTTTCGGACCGAGACGGGCCTGACGCCGGCAGCCTTTGTCGAGAATGTCCGGATCGAGGCAGCGCGTCGCCTCCTCGAAGAGGGACAGGCAGCCTCGAAGCAGGTCGCCGGAGTCTGCGGCTTCCGCGATGCCGATACGCTCCGGCGCTCCTTCCTGCGCCGCCTCGGCCTGACACCTTCGGAGTACCGGCGTCGCCATGCATCTCCGGCGGGCGAGACGCTATCCGAGATTTGAGCGGGCGCCAGCTCGCGGCGCGGCGGAGCCTTGTTCGGGTCGCCCGGCGAGATACGCTTTCTGCAGCATAGGCAGGCGCCCGAGCTCCTATGGCCCGATCTGTCGTCTATTTGGCAGAAACTGCCAAGAACCAACGCTGGCACCGAGGCGCGGGGTGGACCTAGCTTTGCATGCGGTGACGGGAACCTCCTCGGAGAGAGCCAATGTCGGTGTTGGAAACGCGCATACCCGTCACGGTGCTCACGGGCTTTCTCGGCTCGGGCAAGACCACCCTCCTCAATCAGTTGCTGGCCCACGAGGGTGCGGAAGGGGCGGCAGTCATCGTGAACGAGTTCGGCGAGGTTGGCATCGACGGCCAGCTCATCGTCGGCGTCGATGAGGACATCATCGAGATCAACAACGGCTGCATTTGCTGCACAGTTCGCGCGGATCTCGTCACCACGATCGAGCGCCTGCTCGCTCGTCCGCAGCGCGTCCGCCGGATACTGGTCGAAACGACCGGCTTGGCAGACCCGGCGCCCGTCATTCAGAGCTTCATCCTCGATGAGAGACTGCGTGCCGAGACCGAACTCGATGCCCTCGTGACGGTGGTCGATGCCCGGCACAATCCGCTCTGGCTCGCGATGGGAGAGGCGGCCGAGGCCGCGGGCGGCGAGAACGTTGCGCGCGAACAGATCGCCTTCGCAGACCTGCTGCTCTTGAACAAGATCGACCTCGTAGATGAGGAGAGGCTCGCCGCCTGCGAGACCGAACTGCGTCGTCTCAATCCCCTCGCTCGTATCCGACGCGTGCAGGATGGACGGATCTCTGCCGAGGAGGTTCTCGGACTGCGCGCCTTCGACCTGAAGAACGCGCTTTCCATCGAGCCGGAACTGCTATCCGACCTTGAGCACGAGCACGACGAGTCCATCCGCAGCGTCGCCATTCGCACCGACGGCGACCTCGACCCGACGATCTTCTTCCGATGGATGAACCGCTTCGTTCAGGACAAAGGCGCCGACATTTTCCGCATCAAGGGCATCGTGCCCCTGCAAGGCGAGGCGCGCCGCTACGTCTTCCACGGCGTGCACATGACCCTGGATGGCCGACCAGGGCGACCGTGGCGGCCCGCCGAGCCGCGACGCGGCGAGATCGTCTTCATCGGACGCAGGCTCGACCGGGCTGAGATCGAGGCTGAGATTGCCGCCTGCACGCCCGAGCAAGCGGCCGCCTGAACCGTTCGCGCACCCGAAGCCGCGCGAATGCCCGCGGGATGGAGGTTTCATGAAGCTTCAGCACACGCTCGGCGGCCTTGAGGGCCTCGATCCCGTCAGGCCCGAACTCCGCGTCTTCGTCGAGCCCTGGGAGGAGCGCATCTTCGGCATCCACGCCGCCATGATGGCCCTCAGTCCGCAGCTCAACCTGCCGCAGACTTCGAGCACCTTCCGCACGATCTGGACCTGGGCCGACCTGCGCAAGGGCGCGGAGGCCATGAACCCGTTCGACTACTTCAAGTACCGCTACTACGAGAAATGGCTCGGCGGCATCTCCGGCTTCTTCGTCGCCAACGGCTACATCACGCAGGCCGAGCTCGACGCGCGGACGGTCGAGTATCTCGCCGATCCGACCAAGCCGCTCCCGTCCGCGGGAACGTCGGATGTCGACGACCGCATCCACAAGTACCTGATGGACGGTGACTCGCCGCGGCACGAACGGGCGGACAAGCCGCGCTTCGCCGTGGGTGACACGGTGCTGGTCGCCGACCCGCCGACGGTCGAGCACACCCGGCTGCCGGGCTACTTGCGGAACAAGACCGGCGTTGTCGAGACCGTCTACGACGACGCGTTCAGCTACCTTTGCTCGACTGGGCCTGACGGCATAGGGCCTGCTATGCCGGTCTATTGCGTGAAGTTCGACCCGCAGCACCTCTGGCCGGGAAACGCCGAACCCGGCTTCTTTATCTATGCCGACCTGTTCGATGCCTATCTGCGCCCGGTCGAGCACCGTGTCGCCGCGTGAGGGAGCGGAACCCATGACCGACCTTTTCGCCTATTCGGACGACCGCGAACTGCGCAACGCGGCGCGCGTGCGGGCACTCGAAGCCCTACTGATCGAGAAGGGCGTCATCACTGACCAGACCGTCGACAAGGTCATGCAGACCTTCGCGACCGAGATGGGTCCGTTCAACGGCGCCAAACTCGTGGCGCGGGCCTGGACTGACGACGCCTTCAAGGCGCTGCTCGTGACCGACACGATGACGGCCGTTGCGCAGCTCGGCCTGCCCACGGGTGCCGCCGGCGCTGAGGGCGAGCACATGCGCGCTGTCGCAAACACGCCGCAGGTCCACAACCTGATCATCTGCACGCTTTGTTCCTGCTATCCTTGGCCGGTGCTGGGGCTGCCGCCTTACTGGTACAAGGACCCGTCCTTCCGCGCCCGGGCAGCACGCGAGCCGCGGGCGGTGCTCAAGGAGTTCGGCCTAGAAGTCGATCCGTCGAAGGAGATCAGGACCTGGGACAGCTCGGCCCAGATCCGCTGGTTTGTCGTGCCCGAGCGGCCCGATGGAACGCAGGGGATGAGCGAGGACGAGCTTGCGAAGCTGGTCACTCCGGAAGCGATGATGGGCGTGGCCGTTGCCCTTCAGAAGGCTGCTTGAGCATCCACGATGCAGACGAGTTTCGAGCATTTCGCTGTGGCCAGCATGATGGGGCAGCCCGATACTCCGCCCTACGCCAACGGTGCGCTGTGCTTCGCGGAGCCCTGGGAGCGGCAGGCGTTCGGCCTGGCTGTCGCCCTTGCCCGCGATGGCCATTTCGAGTGGGAGGAATTTCGCCAGGCGCTGATTTCCGAGATCGCTGCGTGGGAGGCAACGCACAACCGGTCCGACCCAGGCTGGAACTACTACGAGTGCTGGCTGACGGCGCTTGAGCGCGTGACAGAAGCCAGTCTGTTTGCAGGACACCGTCCAACCGGCTGATGCCCCGCGAGGCTCCCAGAACCCGGACGTCTTGCTATCGACGGCCATCGGCATTGGTCAAATCTGTCGATGCGCCATCCCCCTAGGATCACGCTCGGACCCCGACGGATCGCCGATCGACGCGCGGCGATCCAGTCGCCCATTCTGTTCCCCACGACAAACAATCGAATGGAAATCGGAGAAGGACCTCGATTGTCATGATCAAGAGAACCCACTCCCGCCCCGGCCGTGGAGCAGTGCCGATGCCGACAACAAGCAGAACGGGAAAGGGGCGAGCCGGCCAGACCGCAATCAACCAGAGCTCGGTCAGCGGGCCATGCGCGGAAAGGGCAAGAAAAATTGCTTACAGCCGCTTCTCTTACAGTGGCGGATTCGATGGTTATGAGGGTCGCATGGTCCTGAGATCGAAAACAGACACGTAATCGGTGGCAGGCAGGTGTGCCGATTCATCCGGGTCCGCTTAACCTTCGACGCCTAACGGCCGGCCTGCCGGGCTGTCTCAAGGCCCAGTCCACGCGCTGCCCCAGTCACCAGGGCAACCCTGTCGGGTAAGGTGGCTCTTTCGGCTGTTTCGCTTGTCATCTCACCAGTCTTCTCGATGCTCCGCGCGTCTCAGCGTCGCCCAACCGTGACCTGATCCGCGATGCCGTCCGCCTTGCCACTGGGACTCGGAAACTTCATCGAGCTGCCGTAGGCTGGAGAACCGACCCCGTTCCTCCCGATAGTGCACAATATCGAAGGCGTGCCCGTTCGAGGCGAGCACGCTGTCCAGATCCTGGGCAGTTGCCGTGTTAAGATCGATCATGGGGCTCACGCTTGTGATGAGGCGACCGCACCGCTGGCTTCCCACCATTGCTCCGTTACTCAGTTTCAGGTGCAGGCAGCACAAGCGTGCCAGATCGTCAGAAAACAGAGCTAACGGAGATTAGTCATTGTGGAGGAATTTTGAGGTCTGAGGATATGAGATCCTCCGAGCGCTTGAAGGTGCATCTTCTCTCACACAGCAAGCGCTGGCACCAAGGAGAGACAACATGACAGATAGCAAAAGGGTCGCCCTCGTCACGGGAGCTTCGAGAGGCATCGGCGCGGCCATCGCTCGCCGCTTGGCTCGAGATGGCTTCACCATCGTGATCAATTTCGCCGGGAGGGTCTCAGAGGCAGAGAAGCTGGCCGCGAGTATCGAGGAGGCCGGCGGCCAGGCCCTGACGGCGCAGGCCGATGTCAGCGACCCCCAGGCGGTCGCCCGAATGTGGGACGCGGCCGAGGCCGCCTTCGGCGGTGTCGACATTCTCGTCAACAATGCCGGGATCATGCGTCTGGCGGCGGTCGCCGCGGCCGATGAGGCGGTCGTCGATGGACAGATCGCGATCAACCTCAAAGGGCCAATCAACATGATGCGGCTCGCGGCTCAGAGGTTGAGGAACGGCGGCCGCATCATCAACCTCTCGTCCAGCGTGGTGGGGCTCTACCAGCCGACCTACGGCGTCTACGCCGCCACCAAAGCGGGCGTCGAGGCTTTGACCCACGTCCTCTCCAAGGAACTGCGCGGGCGCAACATCACAGTCAACGCCATCGCGCCGGGTCCGACGACCACGGCTCTGTTCCTCGAGGGCAAGCCGCAGGCGTCGATCGACCAGCTCACCAAGCTCGCTCCCCTCGAGCGGCTCGGGCAGCCCGAGGACATCGCGAACACCGTCGCCTTCCTCGCCGGCCCCGAAGGCGGCTGGATCAACGGCCAGGTCCTGCGGGCAAACGGCGGCATTGTCTGATGGTCCCCTGATCCCAGGAACAGCGCCGCATCGAGGCGACGACGATCGAAAGGAGCCCGTCATGTCCGAGAAGATCATCCTCGTCACCGGATCCTCGAGCGGCTTCGGCCGGTTGACCGCCGTGGCCTTGGCGCGCGCCGGCCACACCGTCTACGCATCCATGCGGGACGTCGCCAACCGCAACGCCCGGAACGCCGCCGAGCTGACTACCTTGTCGACGAAGGAGGGCATCGACCTGCGTCCCCTCGAACTGGACGTGCAGTCCGAAGAGTCTGTGAACGCTGCCGTCGGGAAGCTCATCGCCGAGAGCGGACGGATCAACGTGGTCGTCCACAACGCCGGCCACATGATGTTCGGCCCTGCTGAGGCCTTCACCCCCGAACAATTCGCGCAGCAATACGACGTAAACGTGCTTGGCACGCAGCGGGTCAACCGTGCCGTCCTGCCTCACATGCGTGCTCGCCGGGAGGGTCTGCTGGTCTGGGTGTCGAGCTCCAGTTCGGCCGGCGGCACGCCACCCTACCTGGCGCCGTACTTCGCAGCGAAGGCCGCTATGGATTCCCTTGCGGTGCTCTATGCCCGCGAACTCTCGCGCTGGGGAATCGAGACGACAATCGTCGTCCCTGGGGCCTTTACCAAGGGCACCAACCACTTCGCTCATTCCGGTCGGCCAGCGGATGAGGCTTGTGTCGCGGAGTACGAGGCCGGTCCCTACAAGAACTTTGGCGAGCAGGTGCAGCAGGCGTTTGCCGCGATCGTGCCTGAGGATGCCGATCCGTCGCCAGTAGCCGCCCGCATTGCCGAGGTGGTCGACACGCCCTTCGGCCAGCGGCCGTTCCGCGTGCACTACGACCCGAGCCAGGATGGAGCGGACGTCGGCTTCACGGTGCTGGACCGCCTCCGTGCCGAGATGTTGCACCGGGTCGGCTTGTCCGACCTGCTCAAGCCAGCGCGAAAGGCTTGAGTGAGCTCCTCATGCGAGGGGGCTCTTCAAGGAGGCGGTCGCCGCGGAGCTGACCACTGCCGGGGACACCAACATCACGTACATGGAAGCCGACGACGGACATTCGGCTTTGGTGGCTCGCTACGCGTCTCCCGATCCGCCTCGCCCTCGACCAGTGCGCGGAGGCGCTCCACAGCGGCCTCCATGTGCTTCTCGGCCTCGATCGCCTCGTCTACGGCTTCTGCCTTCACAGCGACGCCGATGGCATCGTGTGCTCGAACAGCTTGGCGCGCCGCCTCGCGCAGATCTTGAAGCACGGCCGCTTCGACCTGTGCCCAGATCGCGCGTTCGCCCGGTCCGAGATTGCTCCAAGCCGGCGCAGTGCCGCACGGTCCGAGTGTCTGCCCAGTGAAACGCGCCTCGTAGGCGGTGCGACCGGGTTCATTCGACGCCGTCATCGTGCTGCACCTCAATCTCGAGATGCTTGAGCAAAGTGAATAGGTTCATCATTTTAAAATCCGATCGGTTGCGCGCAATGGTGGCCACCGCTGATCGAGCGATGACTGTAGCGTCAATGAGCCCCGGGAACTCGGCCGATCGAACTATTTCGCCGACCCGCGGGAGCATCGACTGCGGCGCTCAACGCAGGCATGGCCTTCGGATCCGTGGCGCGGTGCGCGGTGCATGGAATCAGACTCGAAGGCCTGTCGATCACGCCTTCCTTCGCCGTGCCCGTTCGTGAAAGATCGACCCGATGAAGTCGAGGCTTGTCCGAGCTGCGAGAAGTGCGGTGATGCCGGAAGGATCGTAGGGCGGCGAGACCTCGACGAAGTCGACGCCGACGACTTCGAACCGCTGGGCGACGACTCTCAGGATGTCTTTCACTTCGTAGTAGCTGAAGCCGCCGTGGCTGATGGTTGCCGTTCCCGGCGCAATCGGGGGGTCGAACGCGTCGACGTCGATCGACACGTAGACGCGCTCGCCATCGGAGATGTGGCGCAACGATGCCTCGGCACCCTGTATCCGCACGGTCCGCAACGATGCCACGTGGCTTCCGTAGATCTTCGCCGCCTCCCAGTCCTTGCGGCTGACAGCGGCCATGTTGCGAGGGCCGAGCGTCGTGATCCCCTTCACGTGCGACATCTCCGAGGAGCGCCGCATCGGACTGCCGTGCCCCCAGCTGACTCCGTTGCGCTCGTCGATGAAGTCGAGGTGTGCATCGAGATGCACGATGTGCATAGGAGGCTGCTCCGAGTAGGCGGCCAC carries:
- a CDS encoding SDR family oxidoreductase: MTDSKRVALVTGASRGIGAAIARRLARDGFTIVINFAGRVSEAEKLAASIEEAGGQALTAQADVSDPQAVARMWDAAEAAFGGVDILVNNAGIMRLAAVAAADEAVVDGQIAINLKGPINMMRLAAQRLRNGGRIINLSSSVVGLYQPTYGVYAATKAGVEALTHVLSKELRGRNITVNAIAPGPTTTALFLEGKPQASIDQLTKLAPLERLGQPEDIANTVAFLAGPEGGWINGQVLRANGGIV
- a CDS encoding SDR family oxidoreductase; translated protein: MSEKIILVTGSSSGFGRLTAVALARAGHTVYASMRDVANRNARNAAELTTLSTKEGIDLRPLELDVQSEESVNAAVGKLIAESGRINVVVHNAGHMMFGPAEAFTPEQFAQQYDVNVLGTQRVNRAVLPHMRARREGLLVWVSSSSSAGGTPPYLAPYFAAKAAMDSLAVLYARELSRWGIETTIVVPGAFTKGTNHFAHSGRPADEACVAEYEAGPYKNFGEQVQQAFAAIVPEDADPSPVAARIAEVVDTPFGQRPFRVHYDPSQDGADVGFTVLDRLRAEMLHRVGLSDLLKPARKA
- a CDS encoding arginase family protein, with product MIYADTKRSLANAEQAVRALLDAGTLPYILGGDHAITMATVAAYSEQPPMHIVHLDAHLDFIDERNGVSWGHGSPMRRSSEMSHVKGITTLGPRNMAAVSRKDWEAAKIYGSHVASLRTVRIQGAEASLRHISDGERVYVSIDVDAFDPPIAPGTATISHGGFSYYEVKDILRVVAQRFEVVGVDFVEVSPPYDPSGITALLAARTSLDFIGSIFHERARRRKA